Below is a window of Fimbriimonadaceae bacterium DNA.
CTTGGCCGCCGGATGGATCGCTGGAACTCACAAACGCGACAACGTCGGACGAAATTCCGTTTTGTTCGCCATGAATCGGATTTTGCGCACTTGCAAAAACGGCAACAATGCCGAAACTGCAAATCACGAAACTCTTGAGGTAGCTGTTGCTAGCCATTTTTGTACTCCTTTACGGATCGTTCTCGACCCTTCGCACATCAATTTAGTTAGCAACTGTTTGAAAGTTATTTGGAATCGTCACTTTTTGAAGAAGCATCCATCGGGAACCGCATTTCAACCAACGTCCCTTTCCCCACATCACTTGTAATCTTGAGCTCACCGCCATAGCCCTCCACAATCGACTTACAAATCGCCAGCCCAAGCCCGCATCCGCCATCCTTCCTACTCCGCGCCTCATCCACCCGATAAAATCGCTCCGTCACTTTGTCAACGTGTTCAGCAGGAATCCCCGCCCCGTCGTCTTCAACGCTCAAGATGCCCTCATTTCCACGCGCTTTGGCAGTAACCGTTATCAACCCCGTCGCCGATGTGTACCGACGTGCGTTACCAAGCAGGTTCACCAAACATCGAACGATGTCTTCTTTATTCGCACAAATAGCCAGAGACTCATCTTCTACTCGAGAGCGAATCGTTGCCCCCGACTTAGGATCAAACTGCTCAACCGCTTCATCGATCGCCTCCCTCACCAAAACCGGCCCCACTGGCAGCGTCGATTCCTGAGCATCCGCCCGCGCAAGCACCAGCAGTTGTTGGACCAGCCTGCTCATCCCATCTGCTGCCTCATCGGCAATCTTCAAGGACTCCCTCAACTCACCCTCATCCCCCTCTTGAGAGAGCGCCGAACTTGTCGTCAGCTTCATCCGCGCTAGCGGCGTCCGCAACTCATGCGACGCATCCGCCACAAACTGCCTCTGCTTGGCAAGCGAATCCTGGAGCTCATTTAGCAGCCGCTCCCGTTGTTCAAAGGAGAGTTGCAGTCGTTCCACCATCTGATTAAAAGTAAGCGCCAACTGCGCCAATTCGTCCGTTCCACGCACATCCAAACGACGCGCCAGATCACTCTCCGAAATGTGCGCCGCCGCATCTGTCACCTCCATCACCGGCTTCAAAGCCCGATTCGCCAGAAACGACCCCGCAAGCGTTGCCACGATCAACGCTAGTGGAATCAAGATCAATAGAAGCCTCGTCTG
It encodes the following:
- a CDS encoding HAMP domain-containing histidine kinase, with the translated sequence MTGLSFRTKLTLLNALVVLVSLLGIGFGLIYTTQTAVMRSLDGDMLARSRQLTRNVPPALGGPGFQGQQGFGGPGSLGGPGGPPGQNMPPAQERRNQPPVDDLPAVERPLFFGAQGNPVAPNPNVGPLDPTSLRVQSGPPILTTVELEGGRTRVLSQAIVRDGQFLGTMQFGRSLEEFERLVATQTRLLLILIPLALIVATLAGSFLANRALKPVMEVTDAAAHISESDLARRLDVRGTDELAQLALTFNQMVERLQLSFEQRERLLNELQDSLAKQRQFVADASHELRTPLARMKLTTSSALSQEGDEGELRESLKIADEAADGMSRLVQQLLVLARADAQESTLPVGPVLVREAIDEAVEQFDPKSGATIRSRVEDESLAICANKEDIVRCLVNLLGNARRYTSATGLITVTAKARGNEGILSVEDDGAGIPAEHVDKVTERFYRVDEARSRKDGGCGLGLAICKSIVEGYGGELKITSDVGKGTLVEMRFPMDASSKSDDSK